One Ranitomeya variabilis isolate aRanVar5 chromosome 5, aRanVar5.hap1, whole genome shotgun sequence DNA window includes the following coding sequences:
- the SERPINE1 gene encoding plasminogen activator inhibitor 1, producing the protein MTFNARLLILVLLSWTVLAFRPKSITQVAEKDASFGVRLFKEILQENKEKNLGFSPYGVSSALNILQYGTSGKTMEQLRKVLNYGYSERAVSMLLRKLREAICGSSEDTKSVHVADGLFVQRDLELTPGFLQRFYSTFRRHVTQVNFTDSSQAKDILNQWVENQTDGMIQDLLGSNSIPPLTRLVLLSAVHFDGKWVLPFPEKDTQERPFHRPDGSQVQVQMMENTAKYNYSELETPDGVYYDVIELPYEGDEISMLIAAPYEKGVSLSTITDILSPELITQWKNSMRRSTRLFVLPKFSLVSEVNLKSPLQRLGVTDMFSADKADFRRLSTERPLHVSEAFQKVKVEVTESGTKASAATAAILLARMAPLEVIMDRPFLFIIRHNPTGSLLFIGQVMEP; encoded by the exons ATGACTTTTAATGCACG GCTGCTCATACTAGTCCTGCTTTCATGGACTGTATTAGCCTTCCGTCCTAAATCCATAACCCAGGTGGCTGAAAAAGATGCCAGTTTCGGGGTGCGTTTGTTTAAGGAGATTCTACAGGAAAACAAGGAGAAAAATTTAGGTTTCTCGCCCTATGGTGTATCCTCGGCTTTGAACATACTACAGTATGGGACATCTGGGAAGACCATGGAACAACTGCGGAAGGTCCTTAATTATGGATATTCAG AACGGGCTGTGTCTATGCTACTTCGCAAACTGAGAGAGGCGATATGTGGGTCCAGTGAAGACACTAAATCTGTACACGTGGCAGATGGACTTTTTGTTCAGCGTGATCTTGAGTTGACTCCAGGTTTTCTTCAGAGATTCTACTCAACGTTTCGACGACATGTGACCCAAGTCAATTTTACAGACTCATCACAAGCCAAGGACATCTTGAACCAATGGGTGGAGAACCAAACAGATG GTATGATCCAAGACTTATTGGGAAGTAACTCCATTCCTCCTCTTACCCGTCTGGTCCTGCTCAGTGCTGTTCACTTTGATGGAAAGTGGGTCCTCCCCTTTCCAGAAAAAGACACCCAGGAGAGGCCATTCCACCGACCTGATGGTTCTCAGGTGCAAGTTCAAATGATGGAAAACACGGCCAAATACAACTACA GTGAGCTGGAGACCCCAGATGGAGTATATTATGATGTAATCGAGCTGCCCTACGAAGGAGATGAGATCAGCATGTTGATAGCTGCTCCTTATGAAAAAGGGGTGTCACTGTCCACCATCACAGACATTTTGTCTCCAGAACTTATCACTCAATGGAAAAACAGCATGAGGAGATCAACGCGCCTTTTTGTTTTGCCCAA GTTCTCTCTAGTTAGTGAAGTCAACCTAAAGAGTCCTCTTCAACGTCTTGGAGTCACAGACATGTTTTCTGCAGATAAAGCTGATTTCAGACGATTATCTA CTGAAAGACCCCTCCATGTATCCGAAGCCTTCCAGAAAGTCAAGGTCGAAGTGACAGAGAGTGGAACGAAAGCATCTGCTGCCACAG CTGCAATTCTCCTGGCCAGAATGGCTCCTCTAGAGGTCATCATGGACCGTCCATTTTTGTTCATCATCAGGCACAATCCAACCG GTTCTCTGTTATTTATAGGACAAGTTATGGAGCCCTGA